A DNA window from Pogona vitticeps strain Pit_001003342236 chromosome 2, PviZW2.1, whole genome shotgun sequence contains the following coding sequences:
- the SMARCA4 gene encoding SWI/SNF-related matrix-associated actin-dependent regulator of chromatin subfamily A member 4 isoform X10, protein MEYLFGSRHEDLPHSSLWLMAWMCVRVCERLCLTIPLCSASMLAVHCTWLTGRHSCLQAIEEGTLEEIEEEVRQKKSSRKRKRDVDVSSSTPTTSTRSRDKDDDSKKQKKRGRPPAEKLSPNPPNLTKKMKKIVDAVIKYKDSSGRQLSEVFIQLPSRKELPEYYELIRKPVDFKKIKERIRNHKYRSLNDLEKDVMLLCQNAQTFNLEGSLIYEDSIVLQSVFTSVRQKIEKEEDSEGEESEEEEEAEEEGSESESRSVKVKIKLGRKEKVQDRMKGRRRTSRGSRAKPVVSDDDSEEEQEEDRSGSGTEDD, encoded by the exons ATGGAGTATCTTTTTGGAAGCCGCCATGAAGATCTCCCCCATTCCTCACTGTGGTTGATGGCTtggatgtgtgtgcgtgtgtgtgaacGTTTGTGTTTAACCATTCCACTGTGTAGTGCGTCCATGCTGGCTGTTCATTGTACCTGGCTGACTGGCCGTCACTCCTGTCTGCAGGCCATAGAAGAGGGCACCCTGGAGGAGATTGAAGAGGAGGTGCGGCAGAAGAAATCCTCTCGCAAACGCAAGAGGGACGTGGATGTCAGCTCCTCCACCCCAACCACCAGCACCCGCAGCCGGGACAAAGATGACGACAGCAAAAAGCAGAAGAAGCGCGGCAGGCCTCCTGCCGAGAAGCTCTCACCCAATCCGCCCAATCTCACCAAGAAAATGAAGAAGATTGTTGATGCTGTGATCAAATATAAGGACAG CAGTGGACGCCAGCTTAGTGAAGTCTTCATCCAACTTCCTTCCCGCAAAGAGCTTCCTGAGTACTATGAACTAATCCGTAAACCCGTGGACTTCAAGAAAATAAAG GAACGCATCCGGAACCATAAGTATCGCAGCTTGAATGATCTGGAGAAAGATGTTATGCTTCTATGTCAGAATGCACAAACATTCAACCTGGAAGGCTCTCTG ATATATGAGGACTCAATTGTGCTGCAGTCTGTCTTCACCAGTGTGAGGCAGAAAattgaaaaagaggaagacagtgAAGGCGAGGAgagtgaagaggaagaggaagcagaagaggaaggaTCTGAATCTGAGT CTCGTTCTGTCAAAGTGAAGATTAAACTGGgtagaaaagaaaaagtacaaGACCGGATGAAGGGCCGCAGGCGTACGAGCCGTGGGTCCCGGGCTAAGCCAGTAGTCAGTGATGATGACAGCGAGGAAGAGCAAGAAGAG gatCGCTCAGGAAGTGGCACAGAGGATGATTAA